From Pogoniulus pusillus isolate bPogPus1 chromosome 5, bPogPus1.pri, whole genome shotgun sequence, the proteins below share one genomic window:
- the LOC135175311 gene encoding protein spire homolog 1-like isoform X3 has translation MEAPQYEQRITKVSLAEVLRCFQQPISEEQAWAICFQCCCKMEQMTRGLSPSLHSVFIKGTGSIFLHADGSASFKVYRKSDVGSSIQQSEDKLLEYLGVVIYEALDWGIDDKLERELSDPLEKLLCLMLKLDEKAMEPAVTLQDVIKVCEEHLSRPSEASSHYEMTCRNLFTDYIELQNLVTIIQTSRERLSKMDMEDLVKNPLQKRKKYWASIICELQNGVKLRKSTERPRRCAPPKECILSPYELLLDDIQHKRYTLRKVIIEQNHRTPKADTTSPRTHVKPVLEEMWKGNVPWESSCQEQCIAQIKQPQKLWSSAARENGSRPNDLPGTLLPPHIALKSPRNSLTLQDTKTVFKSVDTTTQQLGPSVQETTPKLHSRTWLASGLAAHYTCPSIKPKSFLNAGQQQLPPHRGRSKSLVGDPQSKEHDCLFPTKWPSPTIAELIGTRYTMMVLEGQTFLQGGSDGVFPRAKICFSCHKQMFLKWPYSCYLCSSVVCCDCCIKLVSRKTEERILQDAKPASMPQTLTLVTLSSCVKWLGLCCALFMQGSESSLH, from the exons ATGGAGGCTCCACAGTACGAGCAGAGGATCACAAAGGTCTCTCTAGCTGAGGTTCTGAGGTGTTTTCAGCAGCCTATAAGTGAGGAGCAAGCCTGGGCTATCTGCTTTCAGTGTTGCTGTAAAATGGAGCAGATGACTCGGGGGCTGAGCCCATCACTCCATTCTGTATTCATAAAAGGTACTGGAAGCATCTTCCTCCATGCTGATGGTTCTGCTTCATTCAAGGTGTACCGCAAGTCTG ATGTTGGCAGCAGCATTCAGCAGTCAGAGGACAAG ctgttggAATACTTGGGAGTGGTGATCTATGAAGCCCTGGACTGGGGAATTGATGACAAATTGGAGCGAGAACTTAGTGATCCTTTGGAgaaactgctctgcctcatgttgaaactggatgagaaGGCAATGGAACCAGCAGTCACCCTGCAGGATGTTATCAAG GTTTGTGAGGAGCACTTGTCCAGGCCTTCTGAGGCCAGCAGCCATTATGAAATGACCTGCAGGAACCTGTTTACTGACTACATTGAACTTCAGAATCTTGTGACCATCATCCAGACCTCCAGAGAG CGTCTGAGCAAAATGGATATGGAAGATTTGGTGAAAAATCCccttcagaagaggaaaaaatactgG GCCAGCATCATCTgtgaactgcagaatggtgtgaAGCTGCGCAAGAGCACCGAGCGACCACGGCGCTGCGCACCTCCAAAAGAATGCATCCTTTCTCCCTATGAGCTACTTCTGGATGACATTCAGCACAAGAGGTACACCCTGCGGAAG GTGATCATTGAGCAAAACCACAGGACCCCCAAAGCTGATACAACCTCTCCCAGGACTCATGTAAAGCCT GTGCTGGAGGAGATGTGGAAAGGGAATGTACCATGGGAGTCCAGCTGCCAAGAACAGTGCATAGCACAaataaaacaaccacaaaaactTTGGTcatcagcagcaagagaaaaTGGGAGCAGGCCCAATGACCTACCAG GAACACTTCTGCCACCACATATTGCCTTGAAATCTCCAAGAAACAGTTTGACTCTCCAAGATACCAAGACAGTGTTTAAAAGTGTTGACACTACAACACAGCAGCTGGGACCAAGTGTTCAG GAAACCACTCCTAAACTGCATTCCAGAACCTGGCTTGCCTCAG GTCTTGCTGCACATTACACATGTCCTTCCATTAAACCTAAAAGCTTCCTgaatgctgggcagcagcagctgcctcctcacAGAGGAAGGTCCAAATCTTTAGTGGGAGACCCTCAAAGCAAGGAACAT GACTGTCTCTTTCCTACCAAGTGGCCATCTCCAACCATAGCTGAGCTGATTGGAACCAGATACACAATGATGGTGCTGGAAGGGCAAACCTTCCTCCAAGGAGGTAGTGATGGTGTCTTTCCAAGAGCAAAG ATCTGTTTCAGCTGCCATAAGCAGATGTTTCTTAAGTGGCCTTACAGCTGTTACCTTTGCAGCAG cGTTGTCTGCTGTGACTGCTGCATCAAG CTTGTTTCtaggaaaacagaagaaagaatATTACAAGATGCAAAACCAGCCAGCATGCCACAGACATTAACTCTGGTTACACTTTCATCCTGTGTAAAGTGGTTGGGATTATGCTGTGCTCTATTTATGCAAGGGTCAGAGAGTTCACTGCATTAA
- the LOC135175311 gene encoding protein spire homolog 1-like isoform X2, with product MEAPQYEQRITKVSLAEVLRCFQQPISEEQAWAICFQCCCKMEQMTRGLSPSLHSVFIKDVGSSIQQSEDKLLEYLGVVIYEALDWGIDDKLERELSDPLEKLLCLMLKLDEKAMEPAVTLQDVIKVCEEHLSRPSEASSHYEMTCRNLFTDYIELQNLVTIIQTSRERLSKMDMEDLVKNPLQKRKKYWASIICELQNGVKLRKSTERPRRCAPPKECILSPYELLLDDIQHKRYTLRKVIIEQNHRTPKADTTSPRTHVKPVLEEMWKGNVPWESSCQEQCIAQIKQPQKLWSSAARENGSRPNDLPGTLLPPHIALKSPRNSLTLQDTKTVFKSVDTTTQQLGPSVQETTPKLHSRTWLASGLAAHYTCPSIKPKSFLNAGQQQLPPHRGRSKSLVGDPQSKEHDCLFPTKWPSPTIAELIGTRYTMMVLEGQTFLQGGSDGVFPRAKICFSCHKQMFLKWPYSCYLCSSVVCCDCCIKMSMPFRMCVHLPFHFLKLLRLSKEEDPAIQEQKSSELLHEIEHWKCLGVPVILEPCCLAQPLCFYIGTIAEWLTVDICTRCEQYLLSMAYNQQQSIPLKRISWP from the exons ATGGAGGCTCCACAGTACGAGCAGAGGATCACAAAGGTCTCTCTAGCTGAGGTTCTGAGGTGTTTTCAGCAGCCTATAAGTGAGGAGCAAGCCTGGGCTATCTGCTTTCAGTGTTGCTGTAAAATGGAGCAGATGACTCGGGGGCTGAGCCCATCACTCCATTCTGTATTCATAAAAG ATGTTGGCAGCAGCATTCAGCAGTCAGAGGACAAG ctgttggAATACTTGGGAGTGGTGATCTATGAAGCCCTGGACTGGGGAATTGATGACAAATTGGAGCGAGAACTTAGTGATCCTTTGGAgaaactgctctgcctcatgttgaaactggatgagaaGGCAATGGAACCAGCAGTCACCCTGCAGGATGTTATCAAG GTTTGTGAGGAGCACTTGTCCAGGCCTTCTGAGGCCAGCAGCCATTATGAAATGACCTGCAGGAACCTGTTTACTGACTACATTGAACTTCAGAATCTTGTGACCATCATCCAGACCTCCAGAGAG CGTCTGAGCAAAATGGATATGGAAGATTTGGTGAAAAATCCccttcagaagaggaaaaaatactgG GCCAGCATCATCTgtgaactgcagaatggtgtgaAGCTGCGCAAGAGCACCGAGCGACCACGGCGCTGCGCACCTCCAAAAGAATGCATCCTTTCTCCCTATGAGCTACTTCTGGATGACATTCAGCACAAGAGGTACACCCTGCGGAAG GTGATCATTGAGCAAAACCACAGGACCCCCAAAGCTGATACAACCTCTCCCAGGACTCATGTAAAGCCT GTGCTGGAGGAGATGTGGAAAGGGAATGTACCATGGGAGTCCAGCTGCCAAGAACAGTGCATAGCACAaataaaacaaccacaaaaactTTGGTcatcagcagcaagagaaaaTGGGAGCAGGCCCAATGACCTACCAG GAACACTTCTGCCACCACATATTGCCTTGAAATCTCCAAGAAACAGTTTGACTCTCCAAGATACCAAGACAGTGTTTAAAAGTGTTGACACTACAACACAGCAGCTGGGACCAAGTGTTCAG GAAACCACTCCTAAACTGCATTCCAGAACCTGGCTTGCCTCAG GTCTTGCTGCACATTACACATGTCCTTCCATTAAACCTAAAAGCTTCCTgaatgctgggcagcagcagctgcctcctcacAGAGGAAGGTCCAAATCTTTAGTGGGAGACCCTCAAAGCAAGGAACAT GACTGTCTCTTTCCTACCAAGTGGCCATCTCCAACCATAGCTGAGCTGATTGGAACCAGATACACAATGATGGTGCTGGAAGGGCAAACCTTCCTCCAAGGAGGTAGTGATGGTGTCTTTCCAAGAGCAAAG ATCTGTTTCAGCTGCCATAAGCAGATGTTTCTTAAGTGGCCTTACAGCTGTTACCTTTGCAGCAG cGTTGTCTGCTGTGACTGCTGCATCAAG ATGTCCATGCCCTTCAGAATGTGTGTACATCTCCCATTTCACTTTCTAAAACTTCTGAGACTCTCCAAAGAGGAGGACCCAGCTATTCAAGAGCAGAAGAGCTCAGAGTTGCTGCATGAAATAGAGCACTGGAAGTGTTTAGG TGTACCAGTTATTTTGGAACCCTGTTGCCTAGCACAGCCTCTGTGCTTTTACATAGGGACCATAGCAGAATGGCTGACTGTGGACATCTGTACACGGTGTGAGCAGTATCTGTTAAGCATGGCCTACAATCAACAGCAGAGCATTCCTCTCAAGAGAatatcctggccttga
- the LOC135175311 gene encoding protein spire homolog 1-like isoform X1, whose translation MEAPQYEQRITKVSLAEVLRCFQQPISEEQAWAICFQCCCKMEQMTRGLSPSLHSVFIKGTGSIFLHADGSASFKVYRKSDVGSSIQQSEDKLLEYLGVVIYEALDWGIDDKLERELSDPLEKLLCLMLKLDEKAMEPAVTLQDVIKVCEEHLSRPSEASSHYEMTCRNLFTDYIELQNLVTIIQTSRERLSKMDMEDLVKNPLQKRKKYWASIICELQNGVKLRKSTERPRRCAPPKECILSPYELLLDDIQHKRYTLRKVIIEQNHRTPKADTTSPRTHVKPVLEEMWKGNVPWESSCQEQCIAQIKQPQKLWSSAARENGSRPNDLPGTLLPPHIALKSPRNSLTLQDTKTVFKSVDTTTQQLGPSVQETTPKLHSRTWLASGLAAHYTCPSIKPKSFLNAGQQQLPPHRGRSKSLVGDPQSKEHDCLFPTKWPSPTIAELIGTRYTMMVLEGQTFLQGGSDGVFPRAKICFSCHKQMFLKWPYSCYLCSSVVCCDCCIKMSMPFRMCVHLPFHFLKLLRLSKEEDPAIQEQKSSELLHEIEHWKCLGVPVILEPCCLAQPLCFYIGTIAEWLTVDICTRCEQYLLSMAYNQQQSIPLKRISWP comes from the exons ATGGAGGCTCCACAGTACGAGCAGAGGATCACAAAGGTCTCTCTAGCTGAGGTTCTGAGGTGTTTTCAGCAGCCTATAAGTGAGGAGCAAGCCTGGGCTATCTGCTTTCAGTGTTGCTGTAAAATGGAGCAGATGACTCGGGGGCTGAGCCCATCACTCCATTCTGTATTCATAAAAGGTACTGGAAGCATCTTCCTCCATGCTGATGGTTCTGCTTCATTCAAGGTGTACCGCAAGTCTG ATGTTGGCAGCAGCATTCAGCAGTCAGAGGACAAG ctgttggAATACTTGGGAGTGGTGATCTATGAAGCCCTGGACTGGGGAATTGATGACAAATTGGAGCGAGAACTTAGTGATCCTTTGGAgaaactgctctgcctcatgttgaaactggatgagaaGGCAATGGAACCAGCAGTCACCCTGCAGGATGTTATCAAG GTTTGTGAGGAGCACTTGTCCAGGCCTTCTGAGGCCAGCAGCCATTATGAAATGACCTGCAGGAACCTGTTTACTGACTACATTGAACTTCAGAATCTTGTGACCATCATCCAGACCTCCAGAGAG CGTCTGAGCAAAATGGATATGGAAGATTTGGTGAAAAATCCccttcagaagaggaaaaaatactgG GCCAGCATCATCTgtgaactgcagaatggtgtgaAGCTGCGCAAGAGCACCGAGCGACCACGGCGCTGCGCACCTCCAAAAGAATGCATCCTTTCTCCCTATGAGCTACTTCTGGATGACATTCAGCACAAGAGGTACACCCTGCGGAAG GTGATCATTGAGCAAAACCACAGGACCCCCAAAGCTGATACAACCTCTCCCAGGACTCATGTAAAGCCT GTGCTGGAGGAGATGTGGAAAGGGAATGTACCATGGGAGTCCAGCTGCCAAGAACAGTGCATAGCACAaataaaacaaccacaaaaactTTGGTcatcagcagcaagagaaaaTGGGAGCAGGCCCAATGACCTACCAG GAACACTTCTGCCACCACATATTGCCTTGAAATCTCCAAGAAACAGTTTGACTCTCCAAGATACCAAGACAGTGTTTAAAAGTGTTGACACTACAACACAGCAGCTGGGACCAAGTGTTCAG GAAACCACTCCTAAACTGCATTCCAGAACCTGGCTTGCCTCAG GTCTTGCTGCACATTACACATGTCCTTCCATTAAACCTAAAAGCTTCCTgaatgctgggcagcagcagctgcctcctcacAGAGGAAGGTCCAAATCTTTAGTGGGAGACCCTCAAAGCAAGGAACAT GACTGTCTCTTTCCTACCAAGTGGCCATCTCCAACCATAGCTGAGCTGATTGGAACCAGATACACAATGATGGTGCTGGAAGGGCAAACCTTCCTCCAAGGAGGTAGTGATGGTGTCTTTCCAAGAGCAAAG ATCTGTTTCAGCTGCCATAAGCAGATGTTTCTTAAGTGGCCTTACAGCTGTTACCTTTGCAGCAG cGTTGTCTGCTGTGACTGCTGCATCAAG ATGTCCATGCCCTTCAGAATGTGTGTACATCTCCCATTTCACTTTCTAAAACTTCTGAGACTCTCCAAAGAGGAGGACCCAGCTATTCAAGAGCAGAAGAGCTCAGAGTTGCTGCATGAAATAGAGCACTGGAAGTGTTTAGG TGTACCAGTTATTTTGGAACCCTGTTGCCTAGCACAGCCTCTGTGCTTTTACATAGGGACCATAGCAGAATGGCTGACTGTGGACATCTGTACACGGTGTGAGCAGTATCTGTTAAGCATGGCCTACAATCAACAGCAGAGCATTCCTCTCAAGAGAatatcctggccttga